A DNA window from Strix aluco isolate bStrAlu1 chromosome 6, bStrAlu1.hap1, whole genome shotgun sequence contains the following coding sequences:
- the ZSWIM2 gene encoding LOW QUALITY PROTEIN: E3 ubiquitin-protein ligase ZSWIM2 (The sequence of the model RefSeq protein was modified relative to this genomic sequence to represent the inferred CDS: inserted 8 bases in 6 codons; substituted 4 bases at 4 genomic stop codons) produces MEARPPFCAEGRDRKWVRRRPFPSPEKIHRQPAAATPKPAGAWAGQGPPQGRRPGRPCPQPAGCTPEAGGTPRSSACGARGGASGHGGGRWVPGSAELRRWRRRHRAAACASRRSWAAPLRLSPGASRPSVAGAGGSAAPAPPSRQGRALRPPPPRGAPVSPPAGGRRSGPEAAAPPCTAPPRCEAQQLPLQRRPSRAAGQRVRAPAAPSELRPTGSCWLGFSAGGVGGRILLKKSQLPRDHEYAFTLGLREREIEDVLQQLHQEQTQNPEETLFSQTLHQENDRCIDHKEIDEEDVCPICQEELLKLLKELLKKMLLITYCRLQKLVLIFYKYSYGNNINIKCMKIWADHQDEMENDSVVKCPLCREKFAPLRLILEESRNSKQLISARDKTRLDRHLGIXLNNCRVFPIVGKCYKCTASIEYHLCHECFTGFCHSLRGFVFRQRNFCQKKPYRSEVFSFSCCFSIFIGFSLFAFRTSCTPKNTVKSLPIILSSKDSNSLALGIQWRXLKSFQLGQHLRLLSCNHKFHREXDSWLLQQRNTHPIDDYVVYNPLTWQDMPAKHGNSPTGSHANPSKLAKQVEPEICVSGNGLFLKQIPSEHASESSXSSFRKPNKDVPKSXKDVRFSSLHLGESDQNLCDFSRHSKDYSLXAFSGKSSTIRKDDIHNASRSXHQFDCGNXKVVPFXKDGCNNSTILRYLMELNFEIDLCTANHSSRKHNKDVENASHQQRLLMRPPPKQNHLNFXKKNRLLEGIPLHTSS; encoded by the exons ATGGAAGCCCGCCCACCTTTCTG TGCCGAGGGAAGGGATCGAAAGTGGGTGAGGAGGCGACCCTTCCCTTCTCCTGAAAAGATCCACCGGCAGCCGGCGGCTGCAACCCCGAAGCCCGCGGGagcctgggctgggcagggcccCCCTCagggccgccgccccggccggccGTGCCCGCAGCCCGCCGGCTGCACCCCCGAGGCGGGCGGCACTCCGCGGAGCTCGGCCTGCGGGGCCCGCGGAGGCGCTTCTGGCCATGGCGGCGGCCGGTGGGTGCCCGGCAGCGCCGAGCtgaggcggtggcggcggcggcaccgggcaGCAGCGTGCGCGTCGCGCCGGAGCTGGGCGGCGCCGCTTCGTCTTTCCCCGGGCGCTTCCCGCCCGTCTGTGGCAGGTGCCGGGGGCAGCGCCGCGCCCGCGCCGCCCTCCCGGCAGGGCCGGGccctgcgcccgccgccgccccgaggTGCCCCCGTGTCCCCGCCGGCTGGAGGGCGGCGGTCGGGGCCGGAGGCCGCAGCGCCCCCGTGCACGGCCCCACCTCGGTGTGAGGCGCAGCAGTTACCGCTGCAGAGGAGACCGAGCCGGGCCGCGGGGCAGCGTGTGAGGGCACCAGCTGCTCCCTCAGAGCTGCGCCCTACAGGGAGCTGTTGGCTTGGCTTTagtgccgggggggtgggggggcg GATACTGCTGAAAAAGTCTCAATTACCAAGAGATCATGAAT ATGCTTTTACGTTGGGTCTTCGGGAAAGAGAAATTGAGGATGTGCTTCAGCAATTGCATCAAGAACAAACACAAAATCCAGAGGAAACTCTCTTCTCACAAACATTACACCAGGAGAATGATAGATGCATTGATCATAAAGAAATTGATGAAGAGGATGTTTGTCCCATTTGTCAGGAGGAGTTATTAAAGTTACTAAAGGAgttattaaagaaaatgcttCTCATCACTTACTGT AGATTACAGAAATTGGTATTGATTTTCTATAAATACAGCTATGGTAACAACATTAAcataaaatgtatgaaaatttgGGCTGACCACCAAGATGAAATGGAGAATGACTCTGTAGTGAAGTGTCCACTTTGCAGAGAAAAATTTGCACCTCTAAGGCTCATTTTAGAAGAATCCAGAAACTCTAAACAACTTATAAGTGCAAGAGATAAAACACGACTGGATAGGCACCTTGGAA TGCTGAATAACTGCAGAGTATTTCCTATTGTAGGGAAGTGCTACAA GTGTACCGCAAGCATTGAGTATCACCTATGTCATGAATGTTTCACTGGCTTTTGCCATTCTCTACGTGGTTTTGTTTTTAGACAG AGAAACTTCTGTCAGAAAAAACCTTATCGTTCTGAAGTATTCAGCTTTAGTTGCTGTTTCTCCATATTTattgggttttctttgtttgcttttaggACTAGTTGTACCCCAAAGAACACTGTAAAATCTTTACCCATCATTTTAAGTAGTAAAGATAGTAACTCACTTGCCCTGGGTATTCAGTGGA CTTTGAAGAGCTTTCAACTTGGTCAGCATCTAAGACTCCTATCATGTAATCACaag TTTCATAGGG TTGACAGTTGGCTACTGCAGCAAAGAAACACACATCCTATTGATGACTATGTTGTATACAATCCTCTGACTTGGCAGGATATGCCAGCCAAACATGGAAACAGCCCAACAGGCTCTCATGCAAATCCTAGCAAACTTGCAAAGCAAGTGGAACCAGAAATTTGTGTATCTGGAAATGGATTATTTCTCAAGCAAATACCATCTGAACATGCATCTGAAAGTTCTTAAAGTAGCTTCAGAAAACCTAACAAAGATGTGCCAAAGTCCTGAAAGGATGTAAGATTTAGCAGCCTCCATTTAGGAGAATCTGATCAGAATCTATGTGATTTTTCCAGGCATAGTAAGGATTACTCTCT AGCATTTTCTGGGAAGTCCAGTACCATTAGAAAGGATGACATTCATAATGCTTCGAGAAGCTAGCATCAGTTTGACTGTGGCA ACAAAGtagttcctttttaaaaagatggCTGTAATAATTCCACAATTCTAAGATATCTCATGGAGTTGAATTTTGAAATCGATTTGTGCACTGCAAATCATTCCTCAAGAAAGCACAATAAGGATGTGGAAAATGCCAGCCATCAACAGAGGCTCCTAATGAGACCACCACCTAAACAAAATCATCtgaactt taagaaaaatagattaTTGGAAGGAATTCCACTGCATACCAGCTCATGA